The Chanodichthys erythropterus isolate Z2021 chromosome 5, ASM2448905v1, whole genome shotgun sequence sequence GTCCCGAGttcactactgcgcagactcaGATCCCAAATCAGCACAAGATGTCAGTGCCACATTGGGACATTGGTTTATGGTTTGTACATTTGTTATTGTGAAATCCTGTCTTGGATATTTTAGAAAAACTATCAACACAGTCTCATCAGAAATAGAAAGGGGGAaaataaaggggaaaaaatCTCTTTAGCTGACTTAATGACTTGTTTTGCTGAATGTGAGGAGGTCATTTGATTTATGTTGCCCAGCCTGTTTTAGTTAAATGCTCATACTTTCCACTGGGGCTGGAACCAGATATAGTTCCTGCTGATGATTCAGCGCTGCACACAACAGACAGAGCGAAGGAGGGATTTCACTACTTCCACACAACATGAGCTACATACAGAAATCTAGTTTGTTTTAAAGACTTCTTCTGCTGTCTGCATTTGGTTGTACATATTTGTAAAACTTTATGGATGTTCAGCAAGACCATTTGTAATTCATTGCAATGGAATGTAAGTCTTTCTGTTTCTCTATGGTTTTCAGTTACTACTTTAGGCTGAAAACGTCAAGCTGAGACTTGCCCAAAGGGAATTTGTTGGAAGAGCTTTTCTGCATGAAATCATTCTTTGAATCTAATGTGTATCTCATAATATTATGAAGTGTACACATGCATATTTCTTTGTGTCTCTGTTTCTTTGTTTATCTTGAGATTTGTGTCTGTTTGTTATGTTGTTGTATGATGGTGTCAGATGACAAAAAAGAACTCATTCACTCATCTGACTTTGTCTGTGTTTTAGGTTTAATTTACAGAGACTATCTGAAAGATTTTGTTTAATCGCCATTAGTTCACATTGAGAAAATCAGGACAAGATGGCTTCTCTCATCTCAGAAAACTTCAAATTTATTGCACTCTTCTTCAAGAGTAAGGATGTCATGATTTTCAATGGTTTGATAGGTTTAGGAACAGTGGCCAGTCAGACAGCATAcaatatttttgcatttaacTGTCCATGTTCACCAAAGAAAAATTATCTGTATGGTCTAGCTGCCATTGGTGTACCAGCCCTGGCTTTCTTTGTCATTGGTTTGATGCTCAATCGAAATACCTGGGACGTTGTGTCAGAGTGTCGTACTAGAAAATGCCGGAAACTATCAGTGACTGCTGCTTTTGCTCTTTTGGGCTCTATTGTGGGCAGAGCGATTGTTGCCCCCATCACTTGGTCGGTTATTTCCCTCCTGAGAGGGGAGGCGTATGTCTGTGCTCTTAGCGAGTTTGTAGACCCCTCTTCTTTGGATAATTTCCCTCCTACTACAAAGATACCAGAAATTATGGCCCGGTTTCCATGTAAGGATGTACCAGCTCAATTTATGAACTACTCAAGAGTGATTGAACGCCAGCTACAGTATGAATCCCAGGTACTTGTCACTTTAATATAGTCTTGTTATAGTCCTTAACTGAAGTAATACTTCtgatttcatgaaaaatgtgTTCTGGATATGTAtaacttctttttttcttgtttattcATCTAGCTGTTGGGCTGGTTGCTGGTGGGAATCATCTCCCTCACTGTCTTTCTGCTCCTCTGTCTGAAACACTGCTGCTCTACTCTTGGCTACCAGCAGGAGGCGTACTGGTCCCAGTATCGTTCCAACGAACAAGCTCTTTTCCAGCGTACAGCTGAAGTGCATTCTAAATACCATGCAGCTGAATGTGTCAAGAGCTTCTTTGGCTTTGCGGCCTTGGATAATGAGGAGAAGGAGCTTCTTGCAAGCTGTCAGGGAATCAAGAATGTCATTCCCAGACTGGAGTGGAACCGCGTCACTGGAGTTTACATGTACAGAGAGATCGATGACACCCCCCTGTACAGTCGCTTGAACAAATGGGACATGTATACAAAGGAGTACAACGATTGAAAAAGATTTTGGGGGTAATCAGTTGGACGTTTAATTCTGTCTTTATTGGCCATTTTATACATTctgaattctttttttttcttctttttttttttttttttttgcatggtaAACATGCTTGGgtattattttgatattttaaattttatttgttttttaatacatattgtATGTTTTAGCTTTGTAGAAAGGCGATTGGCAGCTCAAAAAGTTATATTTTCATAATGCACAACAGACTTTAGCatatattttaagatacatGATGTACTCTCAGGTTGAGATGACCTCTTTGCTAAGCAATAAAGTGCATCTGACAAATTAGTGtctaatgaataaataatatacCATCTGCAGTACAACGAAACACCTTAGCATTTTAACTAACACTGACATAAAAAgttttagcagatgcttttatgcAAAATGTCCTATAACATCACATATGAGACCACTGCGATCAACAGATGGCAAGTGTGCAATTTGTAATGCTAATGAAGTGCTTCCTGTACAAACAAGTGCTGCACATAAATCTACTAAATTTGTTAATTGGCATTTGTGGTTCCATGGAGTACTTGTAACATCCATAGaaccattgcacaaaaggttctttgtagtggaaaaaggttctttcacaagttcacacttacaaaatAATTGGATAGAGTAATGTGTATTTGGTGTGTTGTCCGAGGAGAGGGCACCGAGCTCGGTATTTGGCTCGAATTCAAAGTACTCCCCCCGTATTTCTGGTTAGTAAAGTAACCAGGtgagtgtgaggagacggggtggtggagggatgctgaaaaacTGTTGTCTATATATAGACAGTGTCTCTATATAGTGCTTCactcatgctgattgggtagatacgttgattactgattgctgaCAGCTGGCTGAAATGATGCGATGATTAGTCAGATTactcctcccgaattttgtcaataaaacatcatttaggtTATTAAAATGTACTTCCCACCAGGATTTTATATTGAATAATTTGGGAGgatatagcctacataaaaacggtaaaactttattttaggtttattttAACTAGTTgattattagcttgcatattactataatattggctgttttttagtacttattaagcacatattaatgccttattctgcatgacgttattctacattcttaatcccacccaatacctaaacttaacaactaccttacaaACTATGAGCAGTAAATTAGGaatttattgagggaaaagtcttAATTAacagtgaatatgtgttcctaTATACGAAAATGTTACCATAAAAACTAACTGCCTTTCCATGCTAGGACAGTACTTTGAACTTGATTAGTAAAGGAAGCCATTGGGGAGGTGGAGCAGAGATGTGACATGGGAGTACTTGGGAAGGTTGAATGTCAGTCAGCTGCAGCATTCTGCACAAGCTGCAGCGGTTTGATTGCACATGCTGGGAGGTTGGCCAGGAGTCGCAGTAGTTGAGTCAAGAGCAGACTACAGTCTGACTAATGTTCTGCAGGAGAAATCTGCATGGTATAACTGTGGTTAGTAAGTGGGTTGCAATTGACAAGTCATTGTCCGGTGTTACACTAAGATTTTTTGCTTTCTGTGTGGGTGAGATGGTTGAGTTGTCTGTTGAAATGATAAGGTCTTGGCAAGGGTGCTTCTTGGCTTGAAGGAACAACAGCTTGGTTTTTGATCATTTCAGCTTCAGGTGATGGGTGTTCATCCTGTCAGAGATTATTGCTAAGCATGGAGAGATTTGAGAGGGTTGTCAGAGGGTGGAAAAAGAGAAGATTAATTGAGTATCATTTGAATAAAATTGATAATAGAAGTCATGAGAGGCAATGACGTGGTAAGTGATTTGGTGTACAGTGAGAATAAAAGTGGTCAGAGTACTGATCCCTGTGGAATTCCATGGGGTTGTTGATGAGATGAAATGGATATTTTCTGATCATATGCCCATACTGAGGGCCGAGAGAAAGATTTGGTGGCTCACATTCATCAGGGTTTACATCCACTGGAAGAAAATTTACCAATTAAATTCTTAAATGTGCATCTAAAAGGTCATGTGACTGCATCATTTGCTCAGATAAgacaagaaaataaaatattctattttcaaTAGAGCTCAATCAACAGCTTTTGTGGcataatgtttaattaatttccacaaaaTATAGGTTACACTGAGGCACTtgcaatggaagtgaatggagcccatttataaacattaaaatgctCAGTTTCAATAGTATAGCAAAAAGATGTAgacaatatttatatgtatgttAACATGGTTTTAGTGTGAAAAGTGCTTATTGCTTTTCGGTGTAAAGTTATATCCAATTTTCCATGGTAATGCAGTGCCATGAACACTAAAGCCCTGGACCACAACAAACTGGAACAAAAGTCATTTAAACACCTTAAAACATACTcaaatttaagaatttttaagaataaattatttaaattaaaaattaatttaagtggttttataaattataagctttacatcttttttaaatcatcaaaagatatatttaatcttaaaaatatacttttttttttatagacaacaaggttgttttttgttgttgatcaaCATTATGTATATGAAACCTTTCTGCAGGGAGATTTAGCAAAAGGGAAATGTAAAACTTTTTATCAATTCACACTGATATTATGCAGAAATCAGTTGCATATTTCCCTTCGCCTCATGAACTGTGTAATTAgctgtatttttgtttgtttacttatttatttattgtgctgTGACAAAATCACCGGCGTCACTGCTTCTGtcacatgcaatttttttttttttatggtaggTTTGCTCTCAGAATATCCTCAGATTCTATTCTCCCTTTTGCGTCACTCTctcactgtttttactctgtTGTCTCTTGCTGTTTTTGTGTCTGCCAGTCAAGCAAAGTGAATCAACCCTCATTCCCCTCCCAGCCCTGTCTTACACAGACCCATCAGAGAGAATCTGACTCGGCCTGCCTGTCTGCTCGCCTGGCCACTGTCACCTCCTAATATCCTTCAGCTGGAGAGAAGtaggaggaagagagagagagagagagcacaggATAGAAAAAGAGAGGGGGAGAGCGAGGAGGGGGCGGGTGAAAGGAGAGCTGTGATCCAGACAGCGAATCACATGAGCAGAGATCTGTTTACAAACTGAGCAGGAGAGAAGTCATCGGCACCATTACGTGGAGGCAGGGCTGCTAGAAAAGACGACAGGAAACACACAGGAATCTCATCACTTTGTCTGGAAAATGCATTTTCTCCTTTGTGTTTTTGCAGCGGAGAAGCCAGACCAGATGGTGTGAGGAAGACACAGCTTTGAATGTGCTGCACTCACAAGCTCTCGCTCTGACGGCTGTATGCCACTGCTCTTCCTCTTTCTTTGTTACGGGGAAAACGGTTGATTGTAACGTGAGGGCGATAATCTTGAGCGAGAAGACTAAAGGAGAGTGGCTGACGGCAGCAGAGAAAGGGGTGAGCTTTGTGACAGTGTTTTGAAGATAGACAAAGAAATCTGTGACTCTCTGTAATGtacattttctctctcactgCTTTGTTATCGTGACTCTACAGAGAGGTGAAAATGAAAAAAGCCAGTGACAACAACTTCACGTCAAGCGGAGGTAGATGGTGATCCATTGTTGCGAATTTGACATTTTCCGTGCTGCCGCTTCATTTTGGATCATGATGCTGGAAAAAACAGCGCTTGGTTTTCTTTTAACTTGTCCTTGGTtgcacaaaacattttagataCCGAGGAGTAGGTGTTGATATCTGTGCCTGTGTTGACACAGGTCTCAACAATGACTGACTTGTCTTTGTAAATGTTTCATCACAAAGAAAACAGAATTGCCCTGCCTCCCTCCATATGCCAGTGAAGAGCTGCAGGGTGATCATAATGTGTTAACCAGAGGCGCTGAAGATTCAAAGCTGTGTTTTTGTGGTAGGAGTTTTGGAAGTGTAAAACTTGTATTATTCATCTGGTTTTGAGTGAGGGGATCAGCCCACTCCTTTGGCCCGGTTTCAACGCTGTCTCCTTGGACACAAGTTGCTTGATCGTTCGGTATTGTGGAGAGATCTAGCAGCTATCCAGTGGTGTAACGGTGAGTATGAATCACAACCCCCTCCTCCTTCTTTTCCCTTCATTTCAAGTGGCTACATAATCTGGACAGCTCCCTAACCATGTGTTATGCACAAAGCCACCGACCCTCCCACTGGCTTTCTATCAATGTTTAACTAAAATGCTCCTTAAATTACTACCACCCCCTCCTTCACCTGAAAACCCAAGCCTTTTTACCTTTCTCCTGTTAGGCACACTCTCTTCCATGACCTGAACTTGTGTGCAGTCTAGAGAGACACACTTTGTGTGGTTGTTTGGCAGCATTCAACCGCTGAggtcagttattattgttttCCCCCAAATGGTGCTTCCTGCCTGGGTTGGTGAGGCCTTCACATCCCTTGCCTCCCCCTCAACCTCTCATAGATAGACCAGATGGTGGCTTTATGGCAGAAAGGGTGCACCACTAGTGTTTGCCTTTATGCACAAACAATTGGCCAGACTTCACTCTCATTGCCAAAatgctctctcgctctctcctttgaaaatgaaaatctgtttaaaataagATGGTTAAATGATAGgaaatgaaaaaaatagtatttataATTCTAAATACTGTTTAAATAACTGTTAACCTGTTTATTGTCTCCCCATTAGGAACTACTGGTCCTCGAGCAGCTATTATTTCTGGGGTTTTTTCTTTCTGCaacattttaaaagttgtaGTCGACTCATAAAGTTAAATTTGAGTGTTTTTAACCTTTTCcccctttttcacaaaaaataaaattgtcatCTACTTTATAAAAAGTGCACTAAGTAAAAGTAATTAAATCATACTAAAgagcatatacagtatatatataatatttgtagCCAAGCACAACtacagcattttcatttactGTCTCTGCGCTTCGGCGCAATGGAGCATTTCTTGTCTGCTTTTGTTTCATCCACAAGCACAGCGCAATGAAGTGCGCCTGTCTGTTCTTTACTTATGTTAACAGTGTTTCTAAAAACATTAACCGTCATGCTACAGAAAACATTAATACTTTGTCAGAAAGCCCAGGGCAATATTAATTCTATCAAATTATATAGGCAACTGAATCATTTTGGATTAagctgaatgtgtttgtgttgcTATTTACTTGTGTTGCCTCAGGATATAGGTTAAACCATTGTTGTCTGAACAATGTTCACTGCTCTGGAAATTCTCCAGTGTGTGATGAAATAGCTTGAACCCTGAAAGTCAACATGGTACATGATACAAGGACGTTTGGAGGACTTCTACAAGACTTAAGTAAATAAACagctaaaataaatgaaaccCAAGATGATCATTTTGAGAAGTGACAACAGAGACAAAGATAACGTATGATTGCATCGATCTGAAAAGTCTGTAAAAGTTTGAATGTGCTTAGCTGTTGAACACATCATCCGACACCACTGTGACATCTCttgtttttcagttttaaaaGATGTATTACAGTGAAAAGTTCACGCTGATCAGCGAGGTCCAACAATGAGAGCAGTGTTACATGGAGTTTAGAAACACGAGGACAGTCCGCAGGCTCACAGTATGCAATATGCATGCAGGGGCCACTGAGAAGAGTACACATGAGAATCACAATGATGTGTGGTGCCTTTCAAGGGTCTGACAGAAAGAAATATGCGACCCACTCACATAACAGATGTGTGACGTATGTGTGATCAAATCAATGTCTATGCTTTTATCACATTTGAGTACtggtaaaaaaatgaaatgtaagCTGTCCTGAGCTCTCATGACTATCAGCATAAACTCTAACAAATGTTTTTGACCAAAacatggttttgttttgttttttctcttgCAGCATGCCTGTGTGACGCAGACTAACAGATTACAGACAAGTTGTGCAAAATGACCACAGACATTACCGGTCGTCTTCCACTCAATGTTTATGTCATCATTCTTGGGATAGGCCTCTTCATCTTCATGTTGAGCATGATCTTCTGTTGCTACCTGTTCAGGTATACTTAATAAATGAGTAGTTTTAATTGTTATGGGTGAAGTTAGTAGTTGCTACAATTGGGGTTATGCGCAATCTAACTTCTGTTTTCTGTAAAAACAGATTCGTTTTCTGTAAAACAGATATGAAAaacattatttgcatttaaagggattgAAGTGCTGAAAAATAgtatttactatactttttcaCACTAACGTTTAGATATTTAATAGATTAAAACACCTAACAATGTGAACTATAGGCAATTTCGCTGATTACCTTAAAAGTCCATAGATATGCCATCAGTTCACACTGCTGCATAACACTTTCTCTGACAAACGGATGCAATGAGCCCAGTTTTCCAGTCATGTGACGGCATGTGACGTTCGACATATACCCTATTGCTACTGaattacataaaattataagAGAATTGGGCCATAGCTGTATTAAGCATCACAAGGCAAGTGTAGCACATTTTATTTCGTACACAATGGTAACTTGTAGTCCTTTCTGTATGCataataaagaaagaaaaaatataatacaaGTCAATGatgtaataataatgcaataataCAGTGCAATCAGTAAAAGAACAGTGCAGCAAACTGCATTAGTGAAAGATTGCAAAGGTAACAGAACagacatttttatatttcacaGACTGAGGCGACAGGGCACACAAGAACAATATGGATATAATGAggtatttttttacttttatgagGTAATATGCAGTGAGTTTTGGgtgatattaaataatatatatatataatgtgtgtgtgtgtatatatatatatgtatatatatttgcttatttattttttacaggtcGTTCTAAAAGGTCCAGGGAAAAAATTGAGTCTTCTTGGAGTAAGTAACTGTCAAAACAATACCTTTACTTCACCTAcacataaaaaattatttttctctaccctcatgccattccaaatatgttttatacctttcttcagtggaacactAGAGGAGATTTAAGGGAAAATGTCTAAGCTGATCTATGATCTATGCTTGAAATGATACTATACATCtacatttctacattttttttggTTCCAACAAGGTTTGAAATGATACTATACATCtacatttctacattttttttggTTCCAACAAGGTTTGAAATGACagtgaactatccctgtaaCTGTGTTAACAATGCCTTGAACCATTATAATTGTTTAAATGTCAATAATTTAGAACATGTATAAATAGAAAGCCTATGGCtgtctctgttttttttttttatttcttcattcATCCTCTTTCACTTTGCAGCAGACCTGTGCAGTTTGCCTGGAAGAGTTTCGGAGCCGAGATGAACTAGGGGTTTGCCCTTGTTCTCATGCGTTTCACAAGAAGTAAGATCTTTCACCATATTGTGACACTTTCCAACCTTTCTCATTATGTTTCTGTATTCTGTAAATAATGCAGTAGGATGGCATATATTAAAACACTAATTGATGCATTACTAtgcaaacatttaaaatgacacATTCAAAAAGCATGTCATAGATTCCTGACACAGAACATTGGCACTaagacaaaaatgaaaatatggaGGAATCACAAATTAAGCTGTCAAGGCATTGCCTTGAGGAACACCTGTCAGACTGTTTGTTTCTCAAAAACATTCTGCAGTTTCAGCCTGTCATCTTGTGACGTGGCTATAATGCATAACAGCGCTTGAGTCTATAGATAGCTGATGCATAACAGACCCGTCTCTCCTCTTTTCAACCTGTCTCCTGCTCAGGTGTCTGGTGAAGTGGCTGGAAATTCGCAGCGTCTGCCCCATGTGCAACAAACCCATCTGCAGGCTCCAGCCAGACCCTCTGCAGGGGGCAGAGGGGCCCCAGAACCCCCTGGAGGTGTGACAGAAGAGGGACATCGCTGCTCATAGATAGGCAGGCTCTCACACACCTAAGAACAGCGTTAAAAATCACCACACTACTGGAGCGGGCGGACTAGTCCCAAATACACATCCACCGCCCCTGTCCACCAATCACCAGATTTCTCCTGCATAGATGGGGGGAGGGAAGGGAAGTGGGATTTTCCCAGTGGAACTGAACTGATGTGCCGTGTTCTTGGTCATAATGTAGCTTGCATCAAGATTAATTGATGCCTTATGGAGATGCACAAAACATGAGGTCTGAGTTGACACTGTGCAATATGTGCAAGCATACAGTAGTACCCGTCTAAGGGAGACTGTGGTCACTATTAATACCATAAAGAGTAAAGTTTAGATATGCCTAGTTACAGAATCCAAAGTTAGGAGGCTGAGTCCTGAGTCCTTAAGGATCTGTGAGCTCATCGTTTTTTACTCTTGccaatattttgacatttgacaCTCATAAATGTGTTTCTTTAGAGTGTTCTGAGTGCTAAAGGGAGCTCATAGTCTTGATGAGAACCCATGCTGTAATCCGGAACCCTCAGATTTAGATGAAATTTGGCCTAATTTAAGTTATTTAAGGTGGATGTTTTGTACTATATATGGCTCTcaataaaatgtaaactttCTGTGATGAGAcaattttttgtgtttattcatttatatgtGAAATAATGTGAAATGTCCATAAACAGAAATGAATGATTTATTTTGGAACACCAATCTGCAAATGACAAAATCTTTTGTTTATATCCCTCCTtttatgcatccttgctgaataaggATGCACAAAAGGATGgatacaaaagatttctgtttcaatctatgctgtttccacaaaaactattttcaacatggataataataaaaatata is a genomic window containing:
- the LOC137020557 gene encoding calcium homeostasis modulator protein 2-like encodes the protein MASLISENFKFIALFFKSKDVMIFNGLIGLGTVASQTAYNIFAFNCPCSPKKNYLYGLAAIGVPALAFFVIGLMLNRNTWDVVSECRTRKCRKLSVTAAFALLGSIVGRAIVAPITWSVISLLRGEAYVCALSEFVDPSSLDNFPPTTKIPEIMARFPCKDVPAQFMNYSRVIERQLQYESQLLGWLLVGIISLTVFLLLCLKHCCSTLGYQQEAYWSQYRSNEQALFQRTAEVHSKYHAAECVKSFFGFAALDNEEKELLASCQGIKNVIPRLEWNRVTGVYMYREIDDTPLYSRLNKWDMYTKEYND
- the si:dkey-51a16.9 gene encoding RING finger protein 122: MTTDITGRLPLNVYVIILGIGLFIFMLSMIFCCYLFRLRRQGTQEQYGYNEVVLKGPGKKLSLLGQTCAVCLEEFRSRDELGVCPCSHAFHKKCLVKWLEIRSVCPMCNKPICRLQPDPLQGAEGPQNPLEV